A genomic region of Megalobrama amblycephala isolate DHTTF-2021 linkage group LG6, ASM1881202v1, whole genome shotgun sequence contains the following coding sequences:
- the commd6 gene encoding COMM domain-containing protein 6 codes for MLGLELSTGVDGVVEKIEKLPTDLFAETLQAILVHLQDQNKAVDLIETCDKFQRAGINLDQKAVQDIIKLLSYYFRLAAKSNLSADVLVSKLTECSSKWSKPNLQLVHQFWTEHGALLHAHQEVLTMASIGQLIDIQWKLGMAVSSDTCRSLNSSFISVLMKIADTSGEVSYKSFEMTVQQFQNFYRQFKEMASVLETV; via the exons ATGTTAGGACTGGAGCTGTCAACTG GTGTGGATGGTGTGGTTGAAAAAATTGAAAAACTCCCCACAGACTTGTTTGCAGAAACG CTTCAGGCGATCCTGGTTCACCTTCAGGATCAGAACAAGGCAGTAGATTTGATTGAAACCTGTGAT AAATTTCAAAGAGCTGGGATAAACCTTGATCAGAAAGCTGTTCAAGATATTATAAAACTGCTATCATACTATTTCAG gTTAGCTGCAAAGAGCAATCTCAGTGCAGATGTCTTGGTCAGTAAACTGACTGAATGCAGCAGTAAATGGTCCAAACCAAACCTACAGTTGGTGCACCAGTTTTGGACTGAGCATGGTGCTCTTCTACATGCACATCAGGAGGTCCTGACAATGGCTAGTATTGGACAG CTTATAGATATCCAGTGGAAGCTTGGAATGGCAGTGAGCTCAGATACCTGCCGATCCCTCAACTCTTCGTTCATCTCCGTTTTAATGAAAATTGCAGACACATCAGGGGAGGTATCATATAAATCCTTTGAGATGACAGTACAACAGTTCCAG AACTTCTACAGGCAGTTCAAGGAAATGGCCTCCGTTTTAGagactgtttaa